One Eurosta solidaginis isolate ZX-2024a chromosome 5, ASM4086904v1, whole genome shotgun sequence DNA segment encodes these proteins:
- the LOC137253569 gene encoding thioredoxin domain-containing protein 11 translates to MTYFGSVFSYMLLFFTLSYNIDSTISVVKCPGKDVNEIRLQAKQFEVSFLFYHVSWSIDSQTARLVYEEVIRHYQEKIYFGLIDCYHLACNCSKTHPFSLGSGSPNRWPTLVISYGHRISINYNGEWNINALNRFIEALHKPVERLHTRDELKVLSMQRDAVVLGVFENATQSEYRIFVNAALKWLETDPEYSFRFANAIGTSTVNVLGKTNNTILSLPQLLLITSKGIDIMRNEWNVSNILLWLQSEFMRTFSILFGYNSPQSLAVHLHLSPVLVVIANDYFYEYMSNLTNPGNTYSKSTPNIWKWEKVEQQELEHVKYTLKEKQLSRQFHCYSKEYLNVFNLRYYYALNRHLSRQLCKISLSCANNETELEWMKKNVHTTCSKKAEISSPASKISAAKYLKKFVESNWRGYNSEQNQSLAVVILDSAKHFDFLQNLGIPDVEMNNSVTMIIADRLKESNFLFQGMFSRDRLEDFVQNYYNNALLAYKISSKSELTYSLPQSKVFLENVKSEIFLEKIKQINSTTIVLLYSPQCTFSALASQALIQLSTILDDTSGIQIIRLNTLTNELPWEFKMAKTPTLLVFPRESAGDSRKFPMHEKLDVRNILKFILAQMEPVDKLNTLLGVCKRRKLYSHGMRKCLQYVRTLADKYIADNRKLQRLFEKNAVHENFIDLNDISMELKTIFPFY, encoded by the coding sequence atgACATATTTTGGAAGTGTTTTTTCATATATGTTGCTGTTTTTCACATTATCTTATAATATTGATTCAACAATTTCAGTGGTTAAATGCCCAGGAAAAGATGTTAATGAAATAAGACTACAAGCCAAACAATTTGAGGTATCATTTTTGTTTTATCATGTATCTTGGAGtattgacagtcaaacagcaCGCCTGGTGTATGAAGAAGTTATTCGACATTACCAAGAGAAGATTTATTTTGGTCTTATTGATTGTTATCATCTCGCATGCAATTGCAGTAAGACCCATCCATTTTCACTTGGTTCTGGATCACCAAACAGATGGCCAACTCTAGTTATAAGTTACGGGCATCGTATTTCTATAAATTACAATGGAGAATGGAACATAAACGCGCTCAATCGTTTCATTGAAGCACTTCATAAGCCTGTGGAGAGATTGCATACAAGGGATGAATTGAAAGTGTTGTCCATGCAAAGAGATGCTGTTGTATTAGGAGTTTTCGAAAATGCGACACAGTCGGAATATAGAATATTTGTAaatgcagctttaaaatggctggAAACTGATCCGGAATACAGTTTTCGATTCGCGAATGCAATTGGAACATCAACTGTAAATGTTTTGGGTAAGACGAATAATACGATCCTGTCATTGCCACAACTATTGCTAATTACAAGTAAAGGTATTGATATAATGCGAAATGAATGGAATGTGAGTAATATTTTATTATGGCTTCAAAGCGAATTTATGAGAACCTTCAGTATTTTGTTTGGTTATAATTCACCACAAAGTTTAGCTGTGCACTTACATTTATCACCAGTATTGGTTGTTATTGCAAATGATTATTTTTATGAGTACATGAGCAATCTAACTAATCCCGGAAATACCTACAGCAAAAGTACCCCAAATATATGGAAATGGGAAAAGGTCGAACAACAGGAGCTGGAGCATGTGAAATATACATTGAAGGAAAAGCAATTATCAAGACAATTTCATTGCTATTCGAAAGAATATCTGAATGTTTTCAATTTGCGGTACTACTATGCATTAAACAGACACCTCTCACGTCAACTGTGCAAAATAAGCCTTAGTTGTGCGAATAATGAAACAGAGTTAGAGTGGatgaaaaaaaatgtacatacaaCGTGCTCGAAGAAAGCTGAAATCAGTTCGCCAGCCAGTAAAATTTCAGcagctaaatatttgaaaaagtttGTCGAATCTAATTGGCGGGGCTACAACTCTGAACAGAATCAATCATTAGCTGTCGTTATTTTGGATAGCGCAAAACATTTCGATTTCCTACAAAATTTAGGAATTCCGGATGTTGAGATGAACAATTCTGTTACAATGATTATCGCTGATCGTTTGAAAGAAAGCAATTTTCTATTCCAGGGTATGTTCTCACGTGATAGACTGGAAGACTTTGTTCAAAACTACTATAATAATGCTTTGTTGGCATATAAAATCAGCAGCAAATCGGAACTTACTTATTCTTTACCTCAGAGCAAGGTGTTTCTTGAAAATGTAAAGAGCGAAATATTCCTAGAAAAGATTAAGCAAATCAACTCGACAACAATAGTGTTACTGTATTCTCCACAATGCACATTCTCAGCTCTTGCATCACAGGCGCTTATACAATTGTCAACTATTTTGGATGACACGTCTGGAATACAAATTATTCGGTTAAATACGTTAACTAATGAATTGCCATGGGAATTCAAAATGGCAAAAACTCCCACATTGTTGGTATTTCCACGTGAAAGCGCAGGTGATTCACGTAAATTTCCAATGCATGAAAAATTGGACGTgcgtaacattttaaaatttattttagctCAGATGGAGCCGGTAGATAAATTAAATACTCTTTTGGGCGTTTGTAAGCGACGCAAGTTGTATTCGCATGGAATGCGAAAATGCTTACAGTACGTCAGAACATTAGCTGACAAATATATAGCGGATAACAGGAAATTACAGAGGCTGTTTGAAAAGAATGCCGTGCatgaaaattttattgatttgAATGATATAAGCATGGAATTAAAGACAATATTTCCtttctactaa